The following coding sequences are from one Alosa alosa isolate M-15738 ecotype Scorff River chromosome 13, AALO_Geno_1.1, whole genome shotgun sequence window:
- the vwde gene encoding von Willebrand factor D and EGF domain-containing protein, which yields MVFLTCSTATLMRLSLILIYGALLMKVCSGKSDTPRGVSVPFIFDPKATCDPPCRHAGICIRNNTCFCSKGYEGSVCQYASCLPKCKNGGECIRPGKCRCPQGFGGKYCHKVLCEGGCWNGGECIAVNGVTKCLCPSSWTGTRCHEAICPQGCRNGGSCVAPGICNCPEGWIGGACHMAVCREPCLNGGKCISPDTCRCRAPYSGLQCTEKKKLF from the exons ATGGTGTTTTTAACCTGCTCCACAGCTACACTTATGAGGCTGTCCCTAATCCTAATCTATGGGGCACTGCTGATGAAGGTCTGCTCAGGAAAGTCTGACACTCCACGTGGTGTTTCTGTTCCCTTCATTTTTGACCCTAAAGCTACCTGTGACCCACCATGCAGGCATGCAGGCATCTGTATTCGGAACAACACATGCTTCTGCTCCAAAGGATATGAAGGAAGTGTCTGTCAATATG CAAGTTGTCTTCCAAAGTGTAAAAATGGGGGAGAATGTATTCGTCCAGGAAAATGTCGATGTCCTCAAGGCTTTGGAGGAAAATACTGTCACAAGG TGTTGTGTGAGGGGGGCTGCTGGAATGGCGGTGAGTGCATTGCAGTGAATGGCGTTACAAAATGTCTGTGCCCCTCAAGCTGGACTGGAACCAGATGCCATGAAG caatCTGTCCACAAGGTTGCAGAAATGGGGGCAGCTGTGTAGCTCCAGGAATCTGCAACTGTCCTGAGGGCTGGATTGGTGGTGCTTGTCACATGG CTGTATGCAGAGAGCCATGTCTGAATGGAGGGAAGTGTATTTCTCCGGACACATGTCGCTGCCGTGCTCCGTATTCTGGGCTACAGTGTACAGAGAAGAAGAAGCTGTTTTAA